In Streptococcus pneumoniae, the sequence CAATTTATTATATGAAAATCCCATATCATTCTCCAATTCTATATTTTACCTTTCTAAATGTATAGATTAACTACCTAATTATAGCATATAACGCAGATTCCTTTCAATCGTATGATTTACTGCATTAAATTAAGTAAAAAAATAAAGGCAGTCCGAAGACTGCCGATATTTATCTCTCATCTCTTTAATTATGGTAAGTAAATAAATAATTTCCCTAAAGATATGGAAATTATTAATACTATAAATACATATTATAAAGTTTATAAATACTGTAAAAATCCTGAAGTTAATTTTCTAATAAATATCAATATGTGTTAGTATCTTTTAAATTTTTAGACAATTTACTAGTTCTATAGACATGTTTAACAGACTCTATTTTACAATTCAAAAATTTCATCTGCCACTTCATTTAAAAATTCTATATCATGGGAAACAATAAAAATTATTTTATCCATGGTTTTATACTTATTAATCAGTTCAGATATTTTTATCATATTGGAATAATCCATACCACTTGAAGGTTCGTCAAAAAAGACAAATGGAGAATTCTTGCACATAACAGATGCTATTGCAAGCCTTTGCTTTTGCCCTCCTGATAAACTCATCGGATGCCTTTCAATAAATTCGTCCAGGCATAAATCTTTTAAAATGATTTTCGCCTTTTCTTCATCAAAATTCTTTACTCCTAATCTAAGCTCGTTGAATACTTCATCTGTGAATAATTGATGATTTACATCTTGCATAACAAGTGAAGAGTTTTTGAGTCTTTCTTTTTTAGATAGCTTCTCTCCCTTAAAATAAATTTCTTCTTTTGATTTTTTCTCAAGACCTATTAAACATCTTAAAAGCGTTGATTTTCCTCGTCCGTTGGATCCTATTATGCCATAAATTTTCCCAAGCTTGAACGAAATATCTTTTAAGCTTAAACACTCATCATCAGTAAATTTGTAGCTAAGATTTTTTATCTGATACTCTCCACCTTCTTTTAAATAAGGAACTTTTAATTTACTTAATTCTTTATCTCTTAAACTTAAAGCATTTAATTCATTTTTATCTAGCTTTAAAAATTCCCTTCTAGTATAAGTTTTTTTAAGCTTTCCTTTATCTATTAAAAATACACGGTCAACTATGTCCATCAAATAATAAATTCTATGTTCTGCAACAATTATGCTTATGCCTTTCTCTTTTAATATCTTTAGCATCTTTGCCAAAACACTTATGCTTTTAATATCTAAATTCGATGAAGGCTCATCCATAACTATAATCTTTGTACCTGCTATATAAGAAGCTGCAATGCAAAGAATTTGTTTTTCACCGCCGGATAGATTAAATATATTTCTGTTCAAAAGATTTTTTATCGGGAATATCTCAAGCATATCCTTCAAACGCCTGTCCATCTCTTCTCTTGCAAGACCGATATTTTCCAAATAAAATAATAATTCTAATGTCGTATTGACATTAAAAAAATATGTCTTAGGATTTTGAAAAACAGTTGAAACAAGCATTGAGATTTGATAAAGTTCCAAATTTTTTATATTCTTACCATCAATAATTATTTTGCCCTTTGTCTTTGCGTTATCATACCTTACAGCTAGTCCATTGATTGAATTTATTAAAGATGACTTACCATTTCCACTTTTTCCTGTAAATAGCACGCACTCTCCCTCGGCTATGGATAGTGATATATCATCTAATATATGCTCTTCACCATAATCAAGACTTAAATTTTTTATTTCAACCATATTAAGCCTCCCACAATAAGTCCAGCAACCGCTAAAACATAAACAAAATCAATTAGCTGTATCTTTACGCGAATGTATCTGGTCTTGGCAATTGGATTTTCTATTGCCTTTGTTTCTGCCGCTTTTGCAATGTCATCTGATATATTAGATGATATAATGAGTAGTGGCACAGAAACATATTCAAGATATTTGACTGGGTTTTTAAAATTTATCCCTCTTACTCTCATAGCCATTTTGATGTTTTTCTTCTCCTCCTTAAAAGATGGGAAGAATCTAAACATAACCGCAATAGGTATGGATACATTCTTTGAAATCTTAAGCTTATCCATCGATGAAATTATTGCGCCTACATCCGAGGTCTTTATCATAAAGCTTGCTGCCATAAATGGTAAAATAAACATTCTAATAACAATAGGTATACTCAAAAACATCTTAACTATAGGGTTTAATTCAGATAACACCATAAAATTAGGCAAGGAGTAAAGTATCCCACACAATATAATCCATTTGAAAAGTGTTTTTTTGTATCCATTCAAATAAAGCAAAATACCAATAAGACAAACAATTGCCAGCTCAAAACGGATGTTTATGCTATGCATAACAGTTAAGCCTGTGATAAATACGACTAATATCTTAGAGATCGGATTGGGATTAAAGGGAGCATTTGAAGAAAAAGTAGGCATTATACGATGCCTGCTTTTTCAAAGTGTTTTTTCAATAGAGCCTTGCCTATATATGCTCCAAGAATTCCTCCTAAGAAAGCACCTAAGGCTATTAAAGCCATGTGAGGATAAGTTATTAACTTTTCTAATACATCAACATAATCTTTTCCCATCGTCATCAAAGACCACTCCATATATTTTTCTTTTGCTAAAAGCATTTGCATTAAAGAGCTACATATCCATGTGCTGAAGATTGCATAAGAAAGCATATTGTATTTAAATGAATTATAATTACCAATCTTTCTAATTAATTCTGCTATTATCATTACTATAAGTGATAAAACCACAACTACGTAGGTATGACCAGCTGCAAACATCACAAGTGGTGATATCATACCAAATATAAATAGTGCCCATGGCTTTTGAACCTTAGCCATAAATAACATAACAACAGTTCCTGCAACTATGGCTAATACTGTCGGGTATATTAAGAACAATATTGGAATCAAGCCCATCATACCAACTCCAAACATGAAGGCAAAATAAATTACGCCAAAAACACCGATACTTACTAAATCTTTTACTTTTAATTTTTTATTATCCATTGTAGTCCTCCTAATAAATAAATTCTTCTGCCATTTTTGTCTTTTCTATTAAATTTTTGTAAATTTTTGATTTTTGTAAAAGCTCTTCATGCTTACCTTCGCTTTCTACTCTTCCGTTTTGAAGAACTACTATCTTGTCTGCATTTTCTATGGATTTCATTCTATGTGAAATGATTACAACAGTTTTATCTTTAACTAAATTATTTAAAGACTCTTGAATCTTTTTCTCGTTGTTAACATCAAGGCTTGCTGTTATCTCATCTAAGATCAATATCGGCGCATCTTTTAAGAAGGCTCTGGCTATTGATAATCTTTGTCTTTCTCCTCCTGATAGCTCAGCTCCGTTCTCACCAATAACTGTATCGAAACCTTTATCCATTTTTTCTATAAAATCTGTGCAATTTGCAAGTTTTGCTGCTCTTTTAACCTCTTCGTCACTTGCATCTTGCTTTCCGATTCTAATATTTTCCATAACGCTTTGATTAAAGAGAACCACATCTTGGAAAACTATAGAGACCTTATCAAAAAGAGATTCTGTTGATATTTCTTTTATATCTTTGCCATCGATTAAGATTTGTCCCTTGTCATAATCATAAAGTCTTGATATAAGTTTCAAGATAGTTGTTTTACCGCAGCCACTTGCACCTACCAAAGCAGTGACCTCTCCCTGCTTAGCTTTAAAACTTACACCATTTAAAACTTTTGCGTCTTTATTGTAGGCAAACTCAACATCTTTTAGATCAATATCAAATTTTTTTAAGCTATAGTCATCGCCTTCTTGTAAATCTTGATTTTGAATTTCTTTTAATCTTTCTATTTTGGGCGATAAATAAAATATTTCCATCAAGCCCTCTTTAGATGCATCTAAAGAGTCTTTTATCTTCATAGCAGCTAGTAAATATCCTATAAGGTAGAGAGAATTTATCTCTTTATTAATAATTAGATTTACGCCGACAAATATCACAACAGCAAGAGATATAAAGCTAAATATTGAAGATATAGACAAAGTTAAAATTGTAGTTACTTCCGCCTTTAAGTGTATTCTCTCACTATCTTCCATTTTTTTATATAAGTCATCTTTAATATCCTTCGATAAATTATAT encodes:
- a CDS encoding MptD family putative ECF transporter S component → MDNKKLKVKDLVSIGVFGVIYFAFMFGVGMMGLIPILFLIYPTVLAIVAGTVVMLFMAKVQKPWALFIFGMISPLVMFAAGHTYVVVVLSLIVMIIAELIRKIGNYNSFKYNMLSYAIFSTWICSSLMQMLLAKEKYMEWSLMTMGKDYVDVLEKLITYPHMALIALGAFLGGILGAYIGKALLKKHFEKAGIV
- a CDS encoding ABC transporter ATP-binding protein, with protein sequence MVEIKNLSLDYGEEHILDDISLSIAEGECVLFTGKSGNGKSSLINSINGLAVRYDNAKTKGKIIIDGKNIKNLELYQISMLVSTVFQNPKTYFFNVNTTLELLFYLENIGLAREEMDRRLKDMLEIFPIKNLLNRNIFNLSGGEKQILCIAASYIAGTKIIVMDEPSSNLDIKSISVLAKMLKILKEKGISIIVAEHRIYYLMDIVDRVFLIDKGKLKKTYTRREFLKLDKNELNALSLRDKELSKLKVPYLKEGGEYQIKNLSYKFTDDECLSLKDISFKLGKIYGIIGSNGRGKSTLLRCLIGLEKKSKEEIYFKGEKLSKKERLKNSSLVMQDVNHQLFTDEVFNELRLGVKNFDEEKAKIILKDLCLDEFIERHPMSLSGGQKQRLAIASVMCKNSPFVFFDEPSSGMDYSNMIKISELINKYKTMDKIIFIVSHDIEFLNEVADEIFEL
- a CDS encoding energy-coupling factor transporter transmembrane component T family protein, whose protein sequence is MPTFSSNAPFNPNPISKILVVFITGLTVMHSINIRFELAIVCLIGILLYLNGYKKTLFKWIILCGILYSLPNFMVLSELNPIVKMFLSIPIVIRMFILPFMAASFMIKTSDVGAIISSMDKLKISKNVSIPIAVMFRFFPSFKEEKKNIKMAMRVRGINFKNPVKYLEYVSVPLLIISSNISDDIAKAAETKAIENPIAKTRYIRVKIQLIDFVYVLAVAGLIVGGLIWLK
- a CDS encoding ABC transporter ATP-binding protein, with protein sequence MKEFYKKRFALTDRGARNLSKATLASFFVYCINMLPAILLMIFAQEVLKNMGKSNGFYIVFSILTLIAMYILLSIEYDKLYNTTYQESADLRIRTAENLSKLPLSYFSKHDISDISQTIMADIEGIEHAMSHSIPKVGGMVLFFPLVSVMMLAGNVKMGLAVIIPSILSFIFIPLSKKYQVNGQNRYYDVLRKNSESFQENIEMQMEIKAYNLSKDIKDDLYKKMEDSERIHLKAEVTTILTLSISSIFSFISLAVVIFVGVNLIINKEINSLYLIGYLLAAMKIKDSLDASKEGLMEIFYLSPKIERLKEIQNQDLQEGDDYSLKKFDIDLKDVEFAYNKDAKVLNGVSFKAKQGEVTALVGASGCGKTTILKLISRLYDYDKGQILIDGKDIKEISTESLFDKVSIVFQDVVLFNQSVMENIRIGKQDASDEEVKRAAKLANCTDFIEKMDKGFDTVIGENGAELSGGERQRLSIARAFLKDAPILILDEITASLDVNNEKKIQESLNNLVKDKTVVIISHRMKSIENADKIVVLQNGRVESEGKHEELLQKSKIYKNLIEKTKMAEEFIY